A region from the Wolbachia endosymbiont (group A) of Rhinocyllus conicus genome encodes:
- a CDS encoding Rpn family recombination-promoting nuclease/putative transposase — translation MAISKFLDPKNDISFKRIFGTEKNKDILIHFLNDILGFTGKSTIKDIEFLSTIQDPDIASKKQSIVDVLCRDENGLQVIVEMQVAKTKGFEKRAQYYAAKAYSRQADKGDQYHDLKEIIFIAIADCILFPDKSEYKSKHTIRDEDTNEHDLKDFYFIFIELPKFPKTKEDQLSSIVEKWVYFFRYADETSEEELERIIGSDLIIKRAYEELNRFNWSEKEFIAYEQEIKRIRDEQAVLAQKLDDATQKGRQEGRQEGILIGEERGIKIGAEKGREEGEKQAKISVAKNSLKAGVSIDVIAQITGLSHSEILQLREKA, via the coding sequence ATGGCTATTTCTAAGTTTCTCGATCCTAAAAATGATATATCGTTCAAGCGCATCTTTGGCACTGAAAAAAATAAGGACATTCTTATTCACTTCCTTAATGATATCCTTGGCTTCACTGGCAAAAGTACAATAAAGGATATAGAGTTCTTAAGTACTATTCAAGACCCTGATATTGCTTCTAAAAAACAAAGCATTGTTGATGTTCTTTGTAGAGATGAAAATGGGCTGCAAGTGATAGTCGAAATGCAGGTCGCTAAAACTAAAGGCTTTGAAAAACGTGCCCAATACTATGCTGCTAAAGCTTATTCAAGACAGGCTGACAAAGGTGATCAATATCATGACCTTAAGGAAATTATCTTTATTGCTATAGCAGATTGTATTTTATTTCCTGATAAGTCTGAGTATAAGTCAAAGCATACCATTCGCGATGAAGATACTAATGAACATGATCTAAAAGATTTTTACTTTATATTTATTGAGTTGCCTAAATTTCCAAAAACCAAAGAAGATCAGCTTTCAAGTATAGTTGAAAAATGGGTCTACTTCTTTAGATATGCAGATGAAACTAGTGAAGAAGAGCTAGAGAGAATAATAGGAAGTGATCTAATAATTAAAAGAGCATATGAAGAACTAAATAGGTTCAACTGGTCAGAAAAAGAATTTATTGCATATGAACAAGAGATCAAGCGTATTCGTGATGAACAGGCTGTCCTTGCTCAAAAACTCGATGATGCTACTCAAAAAGGTAGACAAGAAGGTAGACAAGAAGGCATCTTAATTGGTGAAGAACGCGGTATCAAAATTGGTGCAGAAAAAGGGAGAGAAGAGGGCGAAAAACAAGCTAAAATATCTGTAGCCAAAAACTCACTTAAGGCCGGTGTTTCTATTGATGTTATAGCTCAAATTACCGGCCTCTCTCATTCTGAAATTTTACAACTCAGGGAAAAAGCATAA
- a CDS encoding phage tail assembly protein produces MQTIILNNPITVDGVSVAELTIRRPKVRDYLAIERLNGSDLSKEITLTANLTSVTKETVEELDIADYAKVQEVLKDFFSPIIQKT; encoded by the coding sequence ATGCAAACAATAATACTCAATAATCCAATAACAGTTGATGGGGTTTCTGTTGCAGAGCTAACTATTAGGCGTCCAAAAGTTAGGGATTATTTGGCAATTGAACGCTTAAATGGTAGTGACTTGAGTAAGGAAATCACCCTAACTGCAAATTTAACATCGGTTACGAAGGAAACTGTAGAAGAGTTGGATATTGCAGACTATGCTAAAGTACAAGAAGTGCTAAAGGATTTTTTTTCACCGATTATACAAAAAACTTGA
- a CDS encoding RadC family protein, translated as MNKSKEEIEFRILESKGKALLDREIIETFLSAVHERPQAQEIAKNLVNTYAGVGRILGREMDDLKVIEGVTDSAVAMIMCVKETLERVLREKLKSEPIMDLQGLVEYLNVSIGHSERECVKILYLNKRRQLIGEESYIGEMEKAPVYIKEITRKALIKNATLVIMSHNHPGGSLEPSEEDQAVTKSLAAACSTVSVRLFDHIIITSAGYFSFRENGLL; from the coding sequence ATGAATAAAAGTAAAGAAGAAATCGAATTCAGAATATTAGAAAGTAAAGGCAAAGCACTACTTGATCGTGAAATAATAGAAACGTTTCTAAGTGCAGTGCATGAAAGGCCACAAGCTCAAGAAATTGCTAAAAATCTGGTGAATACTTATGCAGGAGTAGGAAGGATTTTAGGTAGAGAAATGGATGACCTGAAAGTTATAGAAGGAGTAACTGATTCTGCAGTAGCAATGATTATGTGCGTTAAGGAAACACTAGAAAGGGTGCTCAGAGAAAAGCTCAAGAGTGAGCCAATAATGGATTTACAAGGGCTAGTAGAATACTTAAACGTAAGTATAGGACACTCAGAGAGGGAATGTGTAAAAATATTGTATTTGAATAAAAGGCGCCAATTAATCGGAGAAGAATCCTATATTGGTGAAATGGAAAAAGCGCCAGTATACATAAAGGAAATTACAAGAAAGGCATTAATAAAAAATGCAACATTAGTAATAATGTCACATAACCATCCTGGAGGAAGCTTAGAACCTTCAGAAGAAGATCAAGCAGTAACAAAGAGCTTGGCAGCAGCGTGTAGTACTGTAAGCGTTAGATTGTTTGATCACATTATTATCACAAGTGCAGGCTATTTTAGCTTTCGAGAAAACGGATTGTTATAG
- a CDS encoding recombinase family protein has protein sequence MGFKEDQMVTVSLYARVSSGKQAQENTIASQVAALEKQISTDGYKLLSEYKFIDNGYSGSNLVRPDLEKLRDKVTEGKIDRIYIHSPDRLSRKYAYQMVLLEEFEKAGAETVFLNYEINDNPESQLLLQMQGMIAEYERAKIMERSRRGKIYAANKGCVSVMGGAPYGYRYIDKYMGGGQALFEINEEEANVVRKVFLWIGRERTSIGEVCRRLNTMSIITRTGKKYWDRSVIWGMLKNPAYKGQAAFGKTKVGIKLQHIRPQKHSCEQPKDNYSTYSVEKANWIYVKVPNIVDEDVFDIVQEQLAENRKIARTRERGAKYLLQGLIVCKRCRYAYYGSPVRNKRGEKIDHYAYYRCIGRDSYRFGGNKICDNKHIRTDALETAVWEEVKHLLKNPNRVLEEYRRRLSELKKSSWDQKSDLLEKQENKLKRGIARLIDSYAQEYINQEEFEPRIKAMKQSLKTIEEEKKRIFDQKKLKQELTLVVTNLEDFSSNITSNLDNADWLTKRDIIRTLVKRIEINLEDVNVVFRVKELPNSPGNNREEKKNLQHYWRGNTSGLRYLGLVLKRF, from the coding sequence ATGGGATTCAAGGAGGATCAAATGGTAACAGTGAGTTTATATGCAAGAGTTTCTTCGGGGAAACAAGCACAAGAAAATACAATAGCAAGTCAAGTTGCAGCTTTAGAGAAGCAAATTAGTACGGATGGATACAAATTATTAAGTGAGTATAAATTTATTGATAATGGCTACAGTGGATCTAATCTAGTCCGTCCTGATCTAGAAAAGTTACGTGATAAAGTAACAGAAGGTAAAATTGATAGAATTTACATTCATTCACCTGATCGCTTATCTAGAAAATATGCATATCAAATGGTATTACTTGAAGAATTTGAGAAAGCAGGAGCAGAAACGGTTTTCTTAAATTATGAGATTAACGATAATCCAGAATCTCAATTGCTGTTACAAATGCAAGGTATGATAGCAGAATATGAACGAGCGAAAATTATGGAACGAAGTCGTCGCGGAAAGATTTATGCAGCTAATAAAGGTTGTGTAAGCGTAATGGGAGGAGCTCCTTATGGTTATCGTTATATAGATAAATATATGGGAGGAGGACAAGCTTTATTTGAAATAAACGAAGAAGAAGCTAATGTTGTTAGGAAAGTATTTTTGTGGATAGGAAGAGAAAGGACAAGTATTGGGGAAGTGTGTCGTCGGCTAAACACTATGTCTATTATAACACGAACAGGAAAAAAGTACTGGGATAGAAGTGTGATTTGGGGTATGTTAAAAAATCCTGCTTACAAAGGACAAGCGGCTTTTGGTAAAACAAAAGTAGGTATAAAGTTACAACATATCAGACCACAGAAACATTCTTGTGAACAACCGAAAGATAATTACTCTACCTATTCTGTTGAAAAAGCAAATTGGATTTATGTTAAAGTGCCAAATATAGTGGACGAAGATGTATTTGATATAGTTCAAGAACAATTAGCTGAGAATAGAAAAATAGCAAGGACAAGAGAAAGAGGAGCAAAATATTTACTACAAGGTTTAATCGTATGTAAGCGTTGTCGTTATGCATATTACGGAAGTCCTGTAAGAAATAAGCGAGGAGAAAAAATTGATCATTATGCTTATTATCGTTGTATTGGTAGAGATTCTTACCGTTTTGGTGGTAATAAAATTTGTGATAATAAACACATTCGTACAGATGCATTAGAAACAGCCGTTTGGGAAGAGGTTAAGCATTTATTGAAAAATCCAAATAGGGTTTTAGAAGAATACAGGCGTAGACTTTCAGAGCTTAAAAAATCATCATGGGATCAAAAAAGCGATTTACTAGAGAAACAAGAAAATAAATTAAAACGTGGTATTGCTAGACTTATTGATAGTTATGCTCAAGAATATATTAATCAAGAAGAATTTGAACCACGAATTAAAGCAATGAAACAAAGTTTAAAAACAATTGAAGAGGAGAAGAAAAGGATATTCGATCAAAAGAAATTAAAACAGGAATTAACTTTGGTTGTAACCAATTTAGAAGACTTTTCTTCCAATATTACATCAAACCTTGATAACGCAGACTGGCTAACTAAACGTGATATTATTAGAACGTTAGTCAAGAGAATTGAAATTAACCTTGAGGACGTAAATGTGGTATTTCGTGTAAAAGAGCTACCAAACTCTCCTGGAAATAATCGAGAAGAAAAGAAAAATTTGCAACATTATTGGCGGGGTAATACAAGCGGTCTTAGGTATTTAGGTTTAGTTTTAAAAAGATTTTAG
- a CDS encoding helix-turn-helix domain-containing protein gives MVLCVEKILDYEVGEKVKSWRLERGYTQKDLAEKIGVKYWVILQYEKGNRRVTIERLYAIAEALSISITDLIPVSKSCLEDKGEEILNLVRKYKTINDQELRRMFCLLTKFVQVSEKSSRKSEKIKIAKGLVKAGVSVDIVSQAIGLSADECVEEKVGSIYYQIGKKIKEWRIVREYTQKDLAEKMNTTRHEISNYEQGRTAVPLDKLYEMAEALSINITDLLIDEGSKVENELQDLIKEYKEIESQELRKALRESLFEGIRICEEKVRKAERIKVAKDLVKGGISIDIILQIVGLSADQIA, from the coding sequence ATGGTTCTTTGCGTGGAAAAAATTCTAGACTATGAAGTAGGGGAAAAAGTGAAAAGTTGGAGGTTAGAGAGGGGGTATACTCAGAAAGATTTAGCTGAGAAAATTGGTGTAAAGTATTGGGTAATACTGCAATATGAAAAAGGGAACCGTAGAGTTACAATTGAAAGGTTATATGCTATAGCTGAGGCACTATCAATCAGTATTACGGATCTTATTCCTGTATCAAAAAGCTGTCTTGAAGATAAGGGAGAAGAAATATTAAATTTAGTAAGAAAATATAAAACAATTAATGATCAAGAGTTGCGTAGAATGTTTTGTTTACTAACCAAATTTGTCCAAGTTAGTGAGAAAAGTAGTAGAAAATCGGAAAAAATAAAAATTGCAAAGGGTTTGGTGAAAGCAGGAGTTTCTGTTGATATTGTTTCACAGGCAATTGGCCTCTCTGCTGATGAATGTGTTGAAGAAAAGGTTGGTTCTATCTACTACCAAATAGGGAAAAAGATAAAAGAATGGAGGATAGTGAGGGAGTATACTCAAAAAGATTTAGCAGAGAAAATGAATACAACACGTCACGAAATAAGCAACTATGAACAAGGAAGGACTGCTGTTCCACTTGATAAATTATATGAAATGGCAGAAGCGTTATCGATTAATATTACAGATCTACTAATAGATGAAGGTAGTAAAGTAGAAAATGAGCTACAGGATTTGATAAAAGAATACAAAGAAATTGAGAGCCAAGAACTACGTAAAGCATTAAGAGAGTCTCTGTTTGAAGGTATAAGGATTTGTGAAGAAAAAGTGAGAAAAGCGGAAAGGATCAAAGTTGCAAAGGATTTAGTAAAAGGGGGAATTTCTATTGATATTATTTTGCAAATAGTTGGTTTATCCGCTGATCAAATTGCATGA
- a CDS encoding reverse transcriptase N-terminal domain-containing protein, with the protein MITSKTVSAPTNSSEAWNQLPWKKCQKVVMRLQRRIVKAVQEGRWSKVKSLQHLLTRSFSGKALAIKRVTENQGKNTAGVDRQLWSTYNAKFQGIKQLKQRGYKPSPLKRIYISKSNGKRRPLGIPTIKDRAMQALYLFALEPIAETISDRHSYGFRSKRSCADAIVACHLLLARRNRPQWILEGDIKGCFDNINHEWLMKHIPMERKILHSWLKAGFLESKTLYPTTAGTPQGGIITPPTMLQKT; encoded by the coding sequence ATGATTACAAGTAAAACTGTAAGTGCACCTACCAACAGCTCCGAAGCATGGAACCAGTTGCCATGGAAGAAATGCCAAAAGGTTGTTATGAGGCTACAAAGGCGTATTGTTAAGGCTGTTCAAGAAGGAAGATGGAGTAAGGTAAAATCTTTACAACATCTCTTAACACGCTCTTTTAGTGGAAAAGCTTTAGCCATTAAAAGAGTAACTGAAAACCAAGGAAAAAACACAGCAGGTGTAGATCGTCAACTATGGTCAACTTACAATGCTAAATTTCAAGGAATAAAGCAGTTAAAACAAAGAGGGTATAAACCTTCTCCGCTAAAACGAATTTATATCAGTAAATCTAATGGCAAAAGAAGACCTCTTGGAATACCCACGATAAAAGATAGAGCCATGCAAGCATTATATTTGTTTGCTCTGGAACCGATAGCTGAAACAATCAGTGATCGTCACTCTTATGGCTTTAGATCTAAAAGATCCTGCGCGGATGCTATTGTTGCTTGTCACTTATTACTGGCAAGGCGCAATCGACCACAATGGATACTAGAAGGTGATATCAAAGGGTGCTTTGACAACATTAACCATGAATGGCTTATGAAGCACATTCCTATGGAGAGAAAAATTCTCCATAGTTGGTTAAAGGCTGGTTTCCTAGAATCAAAAACCTTGTACCCCACAACTGCTGGTACCCCGCAAGGAGGTATAATTACCCCGCCAACAATGTTGCAAAAAACGTAA
- a CDS encoding IS110 family transposase: protein MINNFLGIDVSKEHFDVSLSFISKKGKRETRKRKFKNDDTGFQGLLNFLQKHNVEEVKACMEFTGCYSEALAEFLYNAGHFVSVVNPACIRFYAKSKLTRQKNDQIDAEIIADYCQKQEPSRWMPPSPKKKKLKHLYRCSDALKNELTLVNNHLEKKERLSEEVVNAWESLAMHIEQSIETIKNSIRELLKQHKDLLEDFQLLLTIPGIGEESAIAILAEIPDIKAFINARQLAAYAGTIPRNITSGSSVHAKPRLSKTGLQTLRKAMYFPAIVAKNHNPIVMTFCEKLKEKGKHAMSIVGAAMRKLLHIVFGVLSSRKAFDPDHIKNYRARRLNKGLVL, encoded by the coding sequence ATGATCAACAACTTTTTAGGTATAGATGTTTCAAAAGAACACTTTGATGTTTCTCTCTCATTTATAAGTAAAAAAGGAAAACGTGAAACTAGAAAACGGAAGTTTAAAAACGATGATACAGGGTTTCAAGGTTTGCTGAACTTTCTACAAAAACATAATGTAGAAGAAGTAAAAGCTTGCATGGAATTCACGGGTTGTTATAGCGAGGCTTTAGCTGAATTTCTATACAATGCTGGACATTTTGTTAGTGTTGTAAACCCAGCTTGCATAAGATTTTATGCAAAAAGTAAGCTTACACGACAAAAAAATGATCAGATTGATGCAGAGATTATTGCAGATTATTGTCAAAAACAGGAACCTTCCCGTTGGATGCCACCATCTCCTAAAAAGAAAAAATTAAAACATCTTTATCGTTGCTCAGATGCGTTAAAAAATGAGTTAACATTAGTAAATAATCATTTAGAAAAAAAAGAGAGACTATCTGAAGAAGTTGTAAATGCTTGGGAAAGCCTTGCAATGCACATAGAACAATCAATAGAAACAATAAAAAACTCCATACGTGAACTATTAAAACAACACAAAGATTTGTTGGAGGACTTTCAACTCCTATTAACTATTCCAGGAATAGGAGAAGAATCAGCAATAGCTATTTTAGCTGAAATTCCTGATATAAAAGCCTTTATAAATGCCAGGCAATTGGCAGCATACGCTGGAACTATACCACGAAATATAACATCAGGCTCATCTGTACATGCCAAGCCCAGATTAAGTAAAACCGGTTTACAAACATTACGTAAGGCAATGTATTTTCCTGCTATAGTAGCTAAGAATCACAATCCTATTGTTATGACTTTTTGCGAAAAATTAAAAGAAAAAGGCAAGCATGCTATGTCTATAGTTGGTGCTGCAATGCGTAAGTTACTTCATATAGTCTTTGGTGTTTTAAGTTCAAGAAAGGCTTTTGACCCAGATCATATCAAGAACTACAGAGCTAGAAGGTTGAATAAAGGTTTAGTACTTTAA
- a CDS encoding helix-turn-helix domain-containing protein: protein MFVSVRDISSISYKIGQKIEDCRLMQRCTQAELASKIGLAYKEVTNYENGYIPITIEVLYVIARYRLVSQ, encoded by the coding sequence ATGTTTGTTTCTGTAAGAGATATTAGTTCTATAAGTTATAAAATAGGGCAAAAAATAGAAGATTGTAGATTAATGCAAAGGTGTACTCAAGCAGAGTTAGCAAGTAAAATCGGATTAGCATATAAAGAAGTAACCAATTATGAAAATGGGTATATTCCTATTACGATTGAAGTACTATATGTAATAGCAAGATACCGTCTTGTGAGTCAATAA
- a CDS encoding ankyrin repeat domain-containing protein, whose protein sequence is MYAADYAKYDKDRRRVFTWVPGGKVTQGVWRIEDCGSTVRKGRSRVEGTSAVDNTGGAFSFNQSLIEPPVCNISVNNHFEESVDVNSTDENGWTPLHLAAWKGQLDNARLLIEKGADINAENIFGRKPIHVAAESNNTNIIEFFLSKGMNVDDTDRYGRMPLYCASWNGHLGVVKYLVEKGADINAQDKGGETSLDAATDQKHDDVVGYLKQVQLNQELLIAAQYGNFDEVRDLVSQGASLNTKYSNGITVMHSAAYGGNLDIVKYFVADAKNSLEIKDNGSRVPLHYAAYNGKLDVVKYFIDEEKVDVNLKDSDGQTALHMASGGGHLDVVGYLASKGADIKAKDKDGKTPLDIAINRKYDSVVKYLKQAQLNEQLLAAVQDSDFSKVKDLINLGANVNIKDKDGKTPLHYASQSYHRLGMVKYLISKGAGIDVKDNSGRTPENEADDTNSNTMMEVFMQTRLDKELLLTVKNEKDLKTINDLIAKDIDDRTHGGFYYTWSGNLGTVEFLVSKDVSVNATDKYGCTLLHWAALKGHSDIAKFLVDKGANVNAKDILGRTPMHFAVMNNHKDIQGVYGRGPMYTAAENNDKEIIELFLMKGASINEADRNGETPLHLASWGGHLDVLQYLINSGANVDTKDNSGKTSLDIARDKGHNNVVEYLQQTQSSLNRQLLAAVQGGGFNEAKGLIAKGANIDTKDEDGSTLLYSAAEIGDLDRIRFLLDNGSNIETENGEYQATPLHGAVANYRLDAVKLLLSHDANVNAEDKGHWTPLHYAAGTDRLDIVKSLVDAGANLSATDDYGKTPLDIAKDKGHSSIVNYLKERLEEERSARRERRHLPSESLNSVASSGTRSSSWINGLCGWAKEKGGKLASDLVNGLYRGTAKELKDSKLTDIQMDSSNQWKSKQPSYDQAQEMEFQYMSKYDARKSNDKNAGAYSKKRGNDRQAKQQYGSKMGNEQSVNQSRVVGNEKQQKLGVLHNGPKPTLSHHSNKNHSYFDGQPKKISERKEHIVNYKRCDDSSYKHSNQHKPTISANNKWSERISNERIDSRKMIGGANQKQQGFHQNQQSSHNSKHAHLTRATAQVDVPSTLFALNMLAMKATNQKFNNTPLPKKIQKGMLHAEKVRAEALGRKVGERIEGTLWFTK, encoded by the coding sequence TTGTATGCTGCTGATTATGCTAAATATGACAAAGATAGGAGAAGAGTATTTACTTGGGTTCCGGGGGGCAAGGTTACACAAGGTGTATGGAGAATAGAAGATTGTGGATCTACTGTAAGAAAAGGTAGAAGTCGGGTTGAAGGTACAAGCGCTGTGGACAATACTGGTGGAGCTTTTAGTTTTAATCAAAGCCTAATAGAGCCTCCTGTTTGCAATATTTCTGTGAATAATCATTTTGAAGAAAGTGTTGATGTTAATTCAACAGATGAAAATGGTTGGACACCGCTACATTTAGCTGCATGGAAAGGTCAATTAGACAATGCTAGATTATTAATAGAGAAGGGAGCTGATATTAATGCTGAGAATATATTTGGTAGAAAACCTATACATGTTGCTGCTGAAAGTAATAATACAAACATCATAGAGTTTTTTCTCAGTAAGGGAATGAACGTTGATGATACTGATAGGTATGGTAGAATGCCACTATACTGTGCTTCTTGGAATGGTCACTTAGGTGTAGTGAAGTACCTTGTAGAAAAGGGAGCTGACATTAATGCTCAGGACAAAGGTGGTGAGACATCGCTGGATGCTGCTACTGATCAAAAACATGACGATGTTGTAGGGTATTTAAAACAAGTGCAGCTAAATCAAGAATTACTTATTGCAGCACAATATGGTAATTTTGATGAAGTTAGAGATCTTGTAAGTCAAGGGGCTAGCTTGAATACTAAGTATAGTAATGGGATAACTGTTATGCATTCTGCTGCTTATGGTGGTAATCTGGATATAGTAAAATATTTTGTAGCAGATGCAAAAAATAGCTTAGAAATTAAAGATAATGGCAGTAGAGTTCCCCTGCACTATGCTGCTTACAATGGTAAGCTAGATGTGGTAAAGTATTTTATAGATGAGGAGAAAGTTGATGTTAATCTAAAAGATAGTGATGGGCAGACAGCATTGCACATGGCTTCTGGTGGCGGCCATCTGGATGTAGTGGGGTATCTTGCAAGTAAGGGAGCAGATATCAAAGCTAAAGATAAGGATGGTAAAACACCGCTAGATATCGCCATCAACCGAAAGTATGATAGCGTCGTAAAATACTTAAAACAAGCTCAATTAAATGAGCAATTACTGGCTGCAGTGCAAGATAGTGATTTTAGTAAAGTAAAAGATCTCATAAATCTGGGTGCTAATGTTAATATTAAAGATAAGGATGGTAAAACTCCTCTACATTATGCTTCACAGTCTTATCATCGTTTAGGTATGGTAAAGTATCTTATAAGTAAAGGAGCTGGCATCGATGTCAAGGATAACAGTGGTAGAACTCCCGAAAATGAGGCAGATGATACTAATTCTAATACAATGATGGAAGTTTTTATGCAAACACGCTTAGATAAAGAATTGTTACTTACTGTAAAAAATGAAAAGGATCTAAAGACAATCAATGATCTTATTGCTAAAGATATTGACGACAGAACGCATGGCGGGTTTTATTATACTTGGAGTGGTAACTTAGGCACAGTGGAGTTTCTTGTTAGTAAAGATGTGAGTGTTAATGCGACTGATAAATATGGCTGCACATTACTACACTGGGCTGCATTGAAAGGTCATTCAGATATCGCTAAGTTTTTAGTTGATAAGGGAGCTAATGTGAATGCTAAAGATATACTTGGCAGAACTCCTATGCACTTTGCTGTTATGAATAATCACAAGGATATTCAAGGTGTCTATGGTAGGGGGCCTATGTATACTGCTGCTGAGAACAATGATAAAGAAATTATAGAACTTTTCCTCATGAAAGGAGCGAGTATTAATGAGGCTGATAGAAATGGCGAGACGCCACTACACTTGGCTTCTTGGGGTGGTCATTTAGATGTGCTGCAATATCTTATAAATAGTGGAGCTAATGTTGATACTAAAGATAATAGTGGTAAAACATCTCTAGACATTGCTAGAGATAAAGGACATAATAATGTTGTAGAGTACTTACAACAAACACAGTCAAGTCTAAATAGACAATTGTTAGCTGCAGTGCAAGGTGGTGGTTTTAATGAAGCTAAAGGTCTCATTGCCAAGGGTGCTAACATTGATACTAAGGACGAGGACGGCAGTACACTACTGTATTCAGCTGCTGAAATAGGTGATTTAGATAGAATAAGGTTCCTTCTTGACAATGGTTCTAATATTGAAACTGAAAATGGGGAATATCAAGCAACTCCTTTACATGGAGCAGTTGCAAACTACAGGCTAGATGCAGTCAAGTTACTTCTTAGTCATGATGCTAATGTTAATGCTGAAGACAAAGGTCATTGGACACCTTTACACTATGCTGCTGGCACCGATAGACTTGATATAGTGAAGTCTCTTGTAGATGCTGGTGCTAATCTCAGTGCTACAGATGATTACGGTAAAACACCACTAGATATTGCTAAAGATAAAGGACATAGTAGTATTGTGAACTATTTAAAAGAAAGACTCGAGGAAGAAAGATCTGCACGACGCGAACGCCGTCATTTGCCAAGTGAATCCCTAAATTCAGTAGCAAGTAGTGGCACAAGATCATCTTCATGGATAAATGGTTTGTGTGGTTGGGCAAAAGAAAAAGGTGGAAAATTGGCATCAGATTTAGTAAATGGGTTATACAGAGGTACAGCTAAAGAATTAAAAGATTCTAAACTTACAGATATTCAAATGGACTCAAGCAATCAATGGAAATCAAAACAGCCTAGCTATGATCAAGCACAAGAGATGGAATTTCAATATATGTCAAAGTATGATGCTCGTAAAAGTAATGATAAGAATGCCGGTGCCTACAGCAAAAAACGTGGCAATGACAGGCAAGCAAAACAACAATATGGAAGCAAAATGGGCAATGAGCAGAGTGTTAATCAATCGAGAGTTGTAGGTAATGAAAAACAGCAGAAGTTAGGAGTTTTACATAATGGACCAAAACCTACTTTATCTCACCATAGCAATAAAAATCATAGTTACTTTGATGGTCAACCTAAAAAAATTAGTGAAAGAAAGGAGCACATAGTAAATTATAAACGGTGTGATGACAGCTCCTATAAACATAGTAACCAACACAAACCAACGATTAGTGCAAACAATAAATGGTCTGAAAGGATTAGTAATGAGAGAATAGATAGTAGAAAAATGATAGGTGGTGCAAATCAAAAACAACAAGGTTTTCATCAAAACCAGCAAAGTTCTCATAATTCTAAACATGCGCATTTAACAAGAGCTACGGCGCAAGTTGATGTACCAAGTACATTGTTTGCATTGAACATGTTGGCCATGAAAGCGACAAATCAGAAATTTAACAATACGCCATTACCTAAGAAAATTCAAAAGGGAATGCTGCATGCTGAAAAAGTTAGAGCTGAGGCTTTAGGAAGAAAAGTTGGAGAAAGAATTGAAGGTACTTTATGGTTTACCAAATAG